The following are from one region of the Acanthopagrus latus isolate v.2019 chromosome 2, fAcaLat1.1, whole genome shotgun sequence genome:
- the LOC119008086 gene encoding extracellular calcium-sensing receptor-like codes for MSLFLWFLSRWPSTALSLLLLSVVGRQTGLVVVQATVCSRWGVPSDKSLSQGGDVIIGGLFNLYYIPSAVEQGYTKLPSYEPCTGLESLKNIYAMAFAVEEINGNSTLLPGVKLGYRILDSCSRYPWALQGGELVPLLIGASRSTTGIMLSRILGPLSVPVISYLASCPCLSDRTKFPNFFRTIPSDIYQARAMAQLAIRFNWTWMGAVIENSDYGQLAIQVFQEEIQGKGVCLEFIETLHRETIVNDARRAALKIKTSTATVILIFCWYTDVKKVFLELAKRNVTDRQFLASEAWSTSDDLLQDLAISKVASGVLGVALRSATIPGFEKYLRSLHPSHRPDDEFFREFWQEEFGSCSGTESLEGVQHPFTDTSQLRVAYNVYLAVYAAAHALHSLLSCPNRDSPPGNNSSTCSSPKHIKPRELLQHLNKVNISTPQGEMFHFQGADIPAKYDLVNWQNTPEVSLKLVLIGHVDGFDLHLNESAIQWSTGTNQVPVSVCSESCPPGTRKANRKGEPLCCFDCIPCAEGEISNKTGSLHCERCPSEFWSNSEQTACVPRQLDFLAFNETLGITLTTAAVSGAAVTTAVFVVFILYHKTPMVRANNSELSFLLLLSLKLCFLCSLVFIGRPSVWSCRFQQAAFGISFVLCVSCLLVKTLVVLAVFRSARPGAETLMKWFGPGQQRGSVGLFTSVQVIICAIWLSLSPPEPRRDLGFQGSKVTLECSMASVVGFSLVLGYIGLLACTCLLLAFLARKLPDNFNEAKLITFSMLIFCAVWVAFVPAYVSSPGKYVVAVEIFAILASSYGLLICIFAPKCFVILLRPEKNTKKHLMAR; via the exons atgtctctcttcctctggttCCTCAGTCGGTGGCCCTCCACAgccctctccctgctgctgctcagtgtagTGGGCAGACAGACGGGGCTGGTGGTGGTTCAGGCGACAGTGTGCTCCCGGTGGGGTGTACCGAGTGACAAGAGCCTCTCCCAGGGTGGAGATGTGATTATCGGTGGACTTTTTAATCTCTACTACATACCCTCAGCTGTAGAACAGGGCTACACCAAGCTGCCAAGTTATGAACCTTGCACTGG TTTAGagtcattaaaaaatatatatgctaTGGCATTTGCGGTGGAGGAAATCAATGGTAACAGCACCCTGTTGCCAGGAGTGAAGTTGGGCTACCGTATACTGGATAGCTGTTCCCGATACCCCTGGGCTCTGCAAG GTGGTGAGCTTGTTCCTTTACTCATTGGTGCTTCAAGATCCACAACAGGTATAATGCTATCAAGGATACTGGGCCCTCTCTCTGTGCCAGTT aTCAGCTACTTGGCTAGCTGCCCCTGTCTTAGTGACAGGACAAAGTTTCCTAACTTCTTCAGAACAATCCCCAGTGATATTTACCAAGCCCGGGCCATGGCACAACTGGCCATACGCTTCAACTGGACATGGATGGGAGCTGTGATAGAAAACTCAGATTACGGTCAATTGGCAATACAG GTATTTCAGGAGGAGATTCAGGGGAAAGGAGTATGTTTGGAATTCATAGAGACTCTCCACAGAGAAACTATAGTGAATGATGCCAGACGAGCAGCTCTCAAGATTAAAACTTCGACTGCAACAGTGATTCTGATTTTTTGCTGGTATACAGATGTAAAGAAAGTATTTCTTGAACTGGCCAAGAGAAAT gtgacagacagacagtttctGGCCAGTGAGGCTTGGAGCACCAGTGATGATCTTCTTCAGGATCTTGCCATCTCTAAAGTGGCAAGTGGTGTTCTTGGTGTGGCCCTTCGAAGTGCAACAATACCTGGATTTGAGAAGTATCTCAGGAGTTTGCACCCAAGTCATCGTCCTGATGATGAATTCTTCAGAGAATTCTGGCAAGAGGAGTTTGGAT CCTGCAGTGGGACAGAGTCCCTGGAGGGAGTGCAGCATCCCTTCACTGACACCTCTCAGCTAAGGGTGGCATATAATGTGTACCTGGCTGTGTATGCTGCAGCCCACGCCCTCCACAGCCTTCTCTCCTGCCCCAACAGAGACAGCCCTCCTGGAAACaacagctccacctgctcctctccaaaacacatcaaacccAGGGag CTGTTGCAGCACTTGAACAAAGTGAATATCTCAACACCACAgggagaaatgtttcatttccagGGTGCCGACATTCCAGCAAAGTACGACCTCGTCAACTGGCAGAACACCCCTGAGGTGTCACTTAAACTTGTTTTGATCGGTCATGTGGACGGGTTTGACCTCCACCTTAATGAGTCAGCTATTCAGTGGAGCACAGGAACTAATCAG gtTCCTGTTTCAGTGTGCAGTGAGAGCTGCCCCCCAGGTACCAGAAAGGCCAACAGGAAAGGAgaacctctctgctgctttgactgTATTCCATGTGCTGAAGGGGAGATTAGCAATAAAACTG GTTCTCTACACTGTGAGCGTTGTCCATCTGAGTTCTGGTCCAATTCTGAACAAACAGCCTGTGTCCCTCGTCAGCTGGACTTTCTTGCCTTTAATGAAACATTGGGCATCACTCTGaccactgcagctgtgtctggtgctgcagtgacgacagctgtgtttgtggtgtttatTTTATACCACAAAACACCTATG GTGCGAGCCAACAATTCGGAACTGAGCTTCCTacttcttctgtctctgaagCTTTGCTTCCTTTGCTCACTGGTCTTCATCGGTCGTCCATCAGTCTGGTCCTGTCGGTTCCAGCAGGCAGCCTTTGGGATCAgctttgtactttgtgtttcctgcctcCTGGTCAAAACCCTCGTAGTTCTTGCTGTTTTCCGCTCAGCTCGGCCTGGTGCTGAAACTTTGATGAAGTGGTTTGGTCCGGGCCAACAGAGAGGAAGTGTCGGCCTCTTTACTTCTGTACAA GTTATCATCTGTGCCATATGGCTGTCCCTCAGCCCTCCAGAGCCTCGACGTGATCTGGGTTTccaagggtcaaaggtcaccctGGAGTGTTCCATGGCCTCTGTGGTGGGCTTCTCTCTGGTTCTGGGCTACATCGGCCTGCTGGCCTGCACCTGCCTCCTCTTGGCCTTTCTTGCTCGGAAACTCCCTGACAACTTCAATGAGGCCAAACTGATCACCTTCAGCATGTTGATATTCTGTGCTGTCTGGGTGGCCTTTGTCCCTGCTTACGTTAGCTCTCCTGGTAAATATGTTGTCGCTGTTGAAATTTTTGCAATTCTGGCTTCCAGCTATGGTTTACTGATCTGTATTTTTGCCCCCAAATGTTTCGTTATTCTATTGAGGCCTGAGAAAAACACTAAGAAACACCTGATGGCCAGATAG